Proteins encoded together in one Microbacterium sp. ABRD28 window:
- a CDS encoding LysR family transcriptional regulator ArgP translates to MRIPFDLAETLAAVADEGTMDAAARRLRITPSAVSQRVKSLESLLGQVLLVRSRPVRPTAAGIAVVRLARQLALLEHDAIAGLTGDDAAGTRVSVPLAVNADSLATWFLTPLATLAARHPIVFDLHRDDQDFTAGLLESGTVMGAVTSREEPVAGCRAIALGLMRYQAVATPAFHDRWFADGVTVEALTAAPVIDFDRRDDLQRRWLRVHGVEATAPPRHYVPASHDFATATRLGLGWALLPTSQSAEGLASGELVALGGPSVDVPLSWQQWNLRSPLLDAVAEEIVAEGRRVLVAPATAGSVSRR, encoded by the coding sequence ATGCGCATCCCCTTCGATCTCGCCGAGACCCTCGCCGCGGTGGCGGACGAGGGCACGATGGATGCCGCGGCCCGGCGGCTGCGGATCACGCCGAGCGCGGTGAGCCAGCGGGTGAAGTCCCTCGAATCGTTGCTCGGGCAGGTGCTCCTCGTCCGATCCCGACCCGTGCGCCCGACCGCAGCCGGCATCGCCGTCGTCCGTCTGGCCCGGCAGCTCGCCCTCCTCGAGCACGATGCGATCGCGGGCCTCACCGGCGACGACGCGGCGGGGACCCGGGTGTCGGTGCCGCTGGCGGTGAACGCCGATTCGCTCGCCACGTGGTTCCTGACGCCGCTCGCGACCTTGGCCGCGCGGCATCCGATCGTCTTCGATCTGCACCGCGACGATCAGGATTTCACCGCGGGACTGCTCGAGTCCGGAACGGTGATGGGCGCGGTCACCTCGCGCGAGGAGCCCGTGGCCGGATGCCGCGCGATCGCTCTCGGCCTCATGAGATATCAGGCTGTCGCCACCCCCGCGTTCCACGATCGGTGGTTCGCGGACGGCGTGACCGTCGAGGCGCTGACGGCCGCCCCCGTGATCGACTTCGATCGTCGCGACGACCTGCAGCGGCGCTGGCTGCGGGTGCACGGCGTGGAGGCGACCGCGCCGCCTCGCCATTACGTCCCCGCCTCGCACGACTTCGCCACCGCGACCCGCCTGGGTCTGGGATGGGCGCTCCTTCCCACCTCGCAGTCCGCCGAGGGGCTGGCGTCGGGAGAGCTCGTCGCGCTCGGGGGACCGTCGGTGGACGTCCCCCTCTCCTGGCAGCAGTGGAACCTGCGATCGCCGCTCCTCGACGCCGTCGCCGAGGAGATCGTCGCCGAGGGCAGGCGCGTGCTCGTCGCGCCCGCGACCGCCGGATCGGTCAGTCGTCGCTGA
- a CDS encoding substrate-binding domain-containing protein, producing MPCDRSVRAIAGPVIGFSGPAADHGWLGAINSGAQAAADSFDDVELRVAEGTNDANAQIAAVETFINDGVDAIVLLPTDGAALTEVAIEAMQAGIPVINVDREFSSPFAARTTILGDNYGMGVSAGTYICEQIGDNPDAVVAEIAGIDSLPLTQDRSQGFEDALSDCGLDVSARVAADFTVAGGEAAASQLLAANPQIDAIWNHDDDQGIGVLAAVEAAGRDEFIMMGGAGSRNAMEAIQADDSVLKATVIYPSTQAADGIALARLIAQQKTVGDLITPSVPNRVVLDAPVVTKDNVEEFIDLSFES from the coding sequence ATCCCCTGCGACCGCAGCGTCCGTGCCATCGCCGGACCCGTCATCGGCTTCTCCGGGCCCGCCGCCGACCACGGCTGGCTCGGAGCCATCAACTCGGGGGCCCAGGCCGCCGCCGACAGCTTCGACGACGTCGAGCTTCGCGTCGCAGAGGGCACCAACGACGCCAACGCCCAGATCGCCGCGGTCGAGACGTTCATCAACGACGGTGTGGACGCCATCGTCCTGCTGCCCACCGACGGTGCGGCACTGACCGAGGTGGCGATCGAGGCCATGCAGGCGGGGATCCCCGTCATCAACGTCGACCGGGAGTTCTCGAGCCCGTTCGCCGCACGCACGACGATCCTCGGCGACAATTACGGTATGGGCGTCAGCGCGGGCACCTACATCTGCGAGCAGATCGGGGACAACCCCGACGCTGTCGTGGCCGAGATCGCGGGCATCGACTCGCTGCCTCTCACCCAGGATCGATCGCAGGGCTTCGAAGACGCTCTGTCGGACTGCGGCCTCGACGTCTCAGCCCGTGTCGCGGCGGACTTCACCGTCGCCGGAGGGGAGGCGGCAGCATCGCAGCTGCTCGCCGCGAACCCGCAGATCGATGCCATCTGGAACCATGACGACGACCAGGGGATCGGCGTTCTGGCCGCCGTCGAGGCCGCAGGCCGCGACGAGTTCATCATGATGGGCGGCGCCGGGTCGCGCAACGCCATGGAGGCCATCCAGGCCGATGACTCGGTGCTGAAGGCCACGGTCATCTACCCGTCGACGCAGGCGGCCGACGGCATCGCTTTGGCCCGCTTGATCGCCCAGCAGAAGACCGTGGGCGACCTCATCACGCCCAGCGTGCCGAACCGGGTCGTGCTGGACGCACCCGTGGTCACGAAGGACAACGTCGAGGAGTTCATCGACCTGTCGTTCGAGTCCTGA
- a CDS encoding NADP-dependent oxidoreductase has protein sequence MRFRPLRSPSPPQAPAAQPDAPPETMRAVTLARAGGPDVLRWGEAPTPSPVLSELLVRVVAAGVNPIDAKTRAGRGVSAALGDTPVVPGFDFSGVVVSSPFEAHPLTPGTEVFGMVPFPRTGGTYAEYVVVPSQSVTRKPASLSHVEAAGVPLAALTAWGLVVEIAHAHEGQRMLIHAGSGGVGHFAVQFAAYFGAHVTVTASGRNAAWLRELGAAVVVDYTSTRFEEVVGEMDVVIDLVGNVSDRTASRSLQVLRPGGLYVLVPTGSWPDYAQAAEEAGVRATAYKVIPDGGTLATIARLLDSGAVQVYIDRVFDLPDAATAHTELEQGHTRGKIVLRVSDD, from the coding sequence ATGCGATTCCGGCCGCTGCGATCCCCCTCTCCCCCGCAGGCCCCGGCGGCGCAGCCCGACGCGCCGCCCGAGACGATGCGCGCCGTCACCCTCGCCCGCGCCGGCGGACCCGACGTGCTCCGATGGGGCGAGGCACCGACACCGAGCCCCGTGCTCAGCGAACTCCTCGTGCGGGTTGTGGCGGCGGGAGTCAACCCGATCGACGCCAAGACCCGGGCCGGACGAGGCGTGTCGGCCGCGCTCGGCGACACCCCGGTCGTTCCGGGCTTCGACTTCAGCGGCGTCGTCGTCTCGTCTCCCTTCGAAGCGCATCCGCTGACGCCGGGGACCGAGGTGTTCGGCATGGTGCCCTTCCCGCGAACCGGCGGCACGTACGCCGAGTACGTGGTGGTCCCCTCCCAGTCGGTGACGCGCAAGCCCGCCTCCCTCTCGCACGTCGAGGCGGCCGGTGTGCCGCTGGCCGCCCTCACGGCCTGGGGTCTGGTCGTCGAGATCGCACACGCCCATGAGGGACAGCGGATGCTGATCCACGCCGGCAGCGGTGGCGTGGGGCATTTCGCCGTGCAGTTCGCCGCCTACTTCGGCGCCCATGTCACCGTCACCGCCTCCGGGCGCAACGCCGCCTGGCTGCGCGAACTCGGCGCCGCCGTGGTCGTGGACTACACCTCCACCCGTTTCGAGGAGGTCGTCGGCGAGATGGACGTCGTCATCGACCTCGTCGGCAACGTGTCGGACCGCACCGCCAGCCGATCCCTGCAGGTGCTCCGACCGGGAGGTCTGTACGTGCTGGTGCCCACCGGCTCGTGGCCCGATTACGCACAGGCCGCCGAAGAGGCGGGGGTTCGCGCCACGGCGTACAAGGTGATCCCCGACGGTGGCACGCTGGCGACGATCGCCCGCCTGCTGGACTCGGGTGCCGTGCAGGTCTACATCGATCGGGTCTTCGACCTGCCCGACGCCGCGACGGCGCACACCGAGCTGGAGCAGGGCCACACCCGCGGGAAGATCGTGCTGCGCGTCAGCGACGACTGA
- a CDS encoding sugar phosphate isomerase/epimerase family protein, protein MARPITLFTGQWADLPFEEVGRLAGEWGYDGLEIACWGDHLDVSRWDDAEYVQSRKDILERNGLTVWAISNHLTGQAVCDDPIDQRHRDILSDRVWGDGDPEGVRQRAAEDLKDTARMAAKLGVTTVNGFSGSSIWKYVAMFPPASEAMVDAGYADFAARWHPILDVFEEVGVRFALEVHPSEIAYDYWTAKRTLEAIGHRKSFGFNFDPSHFVWQQLDSVAFVLDFADHIFHVHCKESVTNLDGRNGVLGSHLSWDDPRRGWTFVSTGHGAVPWEPIFRALNAIGYDGPTSVEWEDAGMDRLVGAPEALEFVRRLARITPPHQLFDAAFSSK, encoded by the coding sequence ATGGCGCGACCGATCACGTTGTTCACCGGCCAGTGGGCGGATCTCCCCTTCGAGGAGGTGGGGCGCCTGGCGGGCGAGTGGGGGTACGACGGTCTCGAGATCGCGTGCTGGGGCGATCATCTGGATGTGTCGCGGTGGGATGACGCGGAGTACGTGCAGTCGCGGAAGGACATCCTCGAGCGCAACGGGCTGACGGTGTGGGCGATCTCGAATCACCTCACCGGTCAGGCGGTGTGCGACGACCCGATCGACCAGCGGCACCGCGACATCCTGTCCGACCGTGTCTGGGGCGACGGTGACCCCGAGGGTGTGCGGCAGCGGGCTGCGGAGGACCTCAAGGACACCGCGCGGATGGCGGCGAAGCTCGGCGTGACCACGGTCAACGGATTCAGTGGTTCGTCGATCTGGAAGTACGTGGCGATGTTCCCGCCGGCGTCGGAGGCGATGGTCGACGCCGGGTATGCCGACTTCGCGGCGCGGTGGCATCCGATCCTCGACGTCTTCGAGGAGGTCGGGGTCCGCTTCGCCCTGGAGGTGCACCCGTCCGAGATCGCCTACGACTACTGGACGGCGAAGCGGACGCTCGAGGCCATCGGACATCGGAAGAGCTTCGGATTCAACTTCGACCCGTCGCACTTCGTGTGGCAGCAGCTGGACAGCGTCGCGTTCGTGCTCGACTTCGCCGACCACATCTTCCATGTGCACTGCAAGGAGTCGGTCACCAACCTGGACGGCCGCAACGGCGTGCTCGGGTCGCACCTCTCGTGGGATGACCCGCGGCGGGGGTGGACATTCGTCTCCACCGGGCACGGCGCCGTGCCGTGGGAGCCGATCTTCCGCGCCCTGAATGCGATCGGCTACGACGGGCCGACGAGCGTGGAATGGGAGGACGCCGGCATGGACCGTCTCGTCGGCGCTCCCGAGGCCCTGGAATTCGTACGGAGACTCGCCCGGATCACTCCGCCCCACCAGCTCTTCGACGCCGCCTTCAGCTCGAAGTAG
- a CDS encoding MarR family transcriptional regulator translates to MSAAPDPDARTEAVRALEAEFSGLIHQVRRIVSENAERVSPGMLPAAYKVFTTIVRRERVTQSELSEMLVADKGQISRTVRELEELGLIGREPDPTDRRSSILFPTPFGLERLAEARAPQESTLLHALEEWSIDDIQTLTRLLHALTARERP, encoded by the coding sequence ATGAGCGCCGCACCCGACCCCGACGCCCGCACGGAGGCCGTGCGGGCGCTCGAGGCGGAATTCAGCGGTCTCATCCATCAGGTGCGCCGGATCGTCAGTGAGAACGCCGAGCGGGTGAGCCCCGGCATGCTGCCCGCCGCTTACAAGGTGTTCACCACGATCGTCCGCCGCGAACGCGTGACGCAGTCGGAGCTCTCCGAGATGCTCGTCGCCGACAAGGGCCAGATCAGTCGCACCGTGCGCGAGCTCGAGGAGCTGGGGCTCATCGGACGCGAACCCGATCCCACCGACCGCCGCTCCAGCATCCTCTTCCCCACTCCGTTCGGCCTGGAGCGGCTCGCCGAGGCTCGAGCACCGCAGGAGAGCACGCTCCTGCACGCCCTCGAGGAGTGGTCGATCGACGACATCCAGACCCTCACCCGCCTGCTGCACGCCCTCACGGCGCGCGAACGTCCCTGA
- the rplA gene encoding 50S ribosomal protein L1 — protein MAQKSKAYQAAAAKIAADTFYSPTEAVALAKETGSAKFDSTVEVALKLSVDPRKADQMVRGTVILPHGTGKTARVIVFATGPAAEAAIAAGADEVGGAELIEKVAGGYTAFDAAVATPELMGQVGRLGKVLGPRGLMPNPKTGTVTPNPAKAVEDIKGGKIEFRVDKHANVHFVVGKASFSAEQLDENLKVALEEIIRLKPSSSKGRYIQKGAVSTTFGPGIPLDVNSLA, from the coding sequence ATGGCACAGAAGTCCAAGGCCTATCAGGCCGCCGCCGCGAAGATCGCGGCCGACACGTTCTACTCGCCGACCGAGGCCGTCGCCCTCGCCAAGGAGACGGGCTCTGCGAAGTTCGACTCGACCGTCGAGGTCGCACTGAAGCTCTCGGTCGACCCCCGCAAGGCAGACCAGATGGTGCGCGGCACCGTCATCCTGCCTCACGGCACCGGTAAGACCGCCCGCGTCATCGTCTTCGCCACCGGCCCCGCGGCCGAGGCCGCCATCGCGGCCGGTGCGGACGAGGTCGGCGGCGCCGAGCTCATCGAGAAGGTCGCGGGCGGCTACACCGCCTTCGACGCCGCCGTCGCCACCCCTGAGCTCATGGGCCAGGTCGGGCGCCTCGGCAAGGTGCTGGGTCCCCGCGGCCTCATGCCCAACCCCAAGACCGGAACGGTGACCCCGAACCCGGCCAAGGCGGTCGAGGACATCAAGGGCGGAAAGATCGAGTTCCGCGTCGACAAGCACGCCAATGTGCACTTCGTCGTCGGCAAGGCGTCTTTCAGCGCCGAGCAGCTGGACGAGAACCTCAAGGTCGCCCTCGAGGAGATCATCCGTCTGAAGCCGTCGAGCTCGAAGGGTCGATACATCCAGAAGGGTGCCGTGTCGACCACGTTCGGCCCCGGCATCCCGCTGGACGTCAACTCGCTGGCCTGA
- a CDS encoding LysE/ArgO family amino acid transporter yields the protein MTLPLLAGLGLGFSLIIAIGAQNLFVLRQGLRREHVIVVAALCAVSDAVLIGIGVSGIGLLLQAVPWLVTAVRWTGAAFLIGYGVIAAHRAWRPSGQALTVRDQDASTGDATGGGAGAVGVATTTQTRLLPVILTTLALTWLNPHVYLDTVFLLGSVANTHGDARWLFAFGAMSASVIWFFGLAIGARYLGRWLSTPTSWRILDGGVAVVMIALGVSLVLPH from the coding sequence GTGACTCTCCCCCTTCTCGCCGGACTCGGCCTGGGCTTCTCCCTCATCATCGCCATCGGTGCCCAGAATCTCTTCGTCCTCCGCCAGGGACTTCGGCGTGAGCACGTGATCGTCGTCGCGGCGCTCTGCGCCGTGTCGGACGCCGTCCTCATCGGCATCGGCGTGTCGGGGATCGGTCTGCTGCTCCAGGCTGTGCCGTGGTTGGTGACCGCCGTCCGATGGACGGGAGCGGCCTTCCTCATCGGCTACGGTGTGATCGCCGCCCACCGCGCCTGGCGCCCGAGCGGGCAGGCGCTCACGGTGCGGGACCAGGACGCGTCGACGGGGGATGCCACGGGCGGGGGCGCGGGCGCCGTGGGCGTGGCGACCACCACACAGACACGGCTTCTCCCCGTCATCCTCACGACGCTCGCCCTGACGTGGCTGAACCCCCATGTCTACCTCGACACCGTCTTCCTGCTGGGCTCGGTCGCCAACACCCACGGCGACGCCCGCTGGCTCTTCGCCTTCGGGGCCATGTCCGCCAGCGTCATCTGGTTCTTCGGCCTCGCCATCGGGGCTCGCTATCTCGGACGGTGGCTCTCGACACCGACCTCGTGGCGGATCCTCGACGGCGGCGTCGCGGTCGTCATGATCGCGCTCGGGGTGTCACTGGTCCTGCCTCACTGA
- a CDS encoding Gfo/Idh/MocA family oxidoreductase, with protein sequence MIGHGFMGAAHSQGWRVAPRFFDLPRDPVMQVVVGRDAERTAEAAATWGWHEAATDWREVIRRDDIDLVDIVTPGDTHAEIAIAALRAGKHVLCEKPLANTVVEAEAMTAAAEEAARSGVRSMVGFTYRRVPATTFARQLVAEGRLGDIRQVRAEYLQDWLADENAPLTWRLNKDIAGSGSLGDIGAHAVDLAEYITGQTVDRVSGILETLVAERPVMAEGVGLSGTAGSERGPVTVDDLALFTGRLSGGALASFEATRFRTGRKNALRIEISGSRGALAFDLERMNELEFYDATLPDSEQGFRRILVTEPSHPYADRWWPTGHMLGYEHGFSHQVVDLVTAIAEGTDPAPSFADGLHIQRVLDAVERSSEADGSWQTTR encoded by the coding sequence ATGATCGGGCACGGCTTCATGGGAGCCGCGCACTCGCAGGGATGGCGGGTGGCCCCGCGGTTCTTCGATCTTCCCCGCGACCCGGTGATGCAGGTCGTCGTCGGCCGGGATGCCGAGCGCACCGCTGAGGCGGCGGCCACATGGGGATGGCACGAAGCGGCGACGGACTGGCGCGAGGTCATCCGACGCGATGACATCGACCTCGTCGACATCGTCACCCCCGGCGACACCCATGCCGAGATCGCGATCGCGGCTCTTCGGGCGGGAAAGCATGTGCTCTGCGAGAAACCTCTCGCCAACACGGTCGTCGAGGCCGAGGCGATGACGGCCGCCGCAGAAGAGGCGGCACGGTCGGGCGTGCGGTCGATGGTCGGTTTCACCTACCGCCGCGTGCCGGCGACGACCTTCGCGCGTCAGCTCGTGGCCGAAGGCCGCCTCGGTGACATCCGTCAGGTGCGTGCCGAGTATCTGCAGGACTGGCTCGCCGATGAGAACGCACCCCTGACGTGGCGCCTGAACAAGGACATCGCGGGCTCCGGGTCGCTCGGTGACATCGGGGCGCACGCGGTCGACCTCGCCGAATACATCACCGGCCAGACCGTGGACCGGGTCTCGGGCATCCTCGAGACGCTCGTCGCCGAGCGCCCGGTCATGGCCGAGGGAGTCGGGCTGTCAGGGACCGCGGGCTCAGAGCGCGGCCCCGTCACCGTCGACGACCTGGCGCTGTTCACCGGCCGGCTCTCCGGCGGCGCGCTCGCGTCGTTCGAGGCCACCCGCTTCCGCACCGGTCGGAAGAACGCGCTCCGCATCGAGATCTCGGGGTCGCGCGGTGCGCTCGCGTTCGACCTCGAGCGCATGAACGAGCTCGAGTTCTACGACGCCACCCTCCCCGATTCCGAGCAGGGCTTCCGGCGCATCCTCGTCACCGAGCCCTCGCACCCGTATGCCGATCGCTGGTGGCCCACGGGTCACATGCTCGGGTACGAGCACGGCTTCAGCCACCAGGTGGTCGACCTCGTCACCGCGATCGCCGAGGGCACCGACCCCGCGCCGTCCTTCGCGGACGGACTCCACATCCAGCGGGTTCTCGACGCCGTCGAACGCTCGTCTGAGGCCGACGGGTCCTGGCAGACGACCCGCTGA